The following are encoded together in the Erpetoichthys calabaricus chromosome 16, fErpCal1.3, whole genome shotgun sequence genome:
- the slc25a47b gene encoding solute carrier family 25 member 47, which produces MYLADFIAGSAGGALGVAVGYPLDTVKVRIQTQRSYKGVWHCIKSTYKTEKIGGFFKGMSMPVTTVSITSSVAFGTYRNCLQWIQQFRYGSTEVSPSKLDFFLSGLAAGAAQVLVMSPADIVKVRLQTQTQPYRSSDAAGTPKAKYRGPLHCMMTIAKEEGFFGLYKGASALILRDCPSFATYFLTYAVFCKLLTPTGQNHPEWAGVLVAGGCAGMCAWSLSTPMDVIKSRMQTDGITKKRYRGVIHCITDSVKNEGIKVFFKGLGLNCLRAFPVNMVVFATYELLLKILR; this is translated from the exons ATGTATCTGGCAGATTTCATCGCTGGCTCCGCTGGAG GGGCTCTTGGTGTGGCCGTGGGCTACCCTCTTGACACAGTCAAG gTTAGAATACAAACCCAGAGATCATATAAAGGTGTatggcactgcattaaaagcaCCTACAAGACCGAGAAG ATTGGTGGCTTCTTTAAAGGGATGTCAATGCCTGTCACCACTGTATCCATCACCTCATCAGTTGCATTTGGCACTTACAGAAATTGTCTTCAGTGGATCCAGCAGTTTCGGTATGGAAGCACTGAGGTCAGCCCATCAAAACTGGATTTTTTCCTGTCTGGTTTAGCAGCTGGAGCCGCACAG gtcTTGGTTATGTCACCTGCAGACATAGTGAAAGTGCGGCTCCAGACTCAGACCCAGCCATATCGCTCAAGTGACGCTGCAGGAACACCAAAAGCAAAATACAGAGGCCCTCTGCACTGCATGATGACGATTGCCAAGGAGGAAGGATTTTTCGGCCTCTATAAGGGGGCCTCTGCACTTATTCTGAGAGATTGCCCTTCATTTGCAACGTACTTTCTGACTTATGctgttttttgtaaattgttGACACCAACTGGCCAGAATCATCCAG AATGGGCTGGAGTACTGGTGGCAGGGGGCTGTGCCGGTATGTGTGCGTGGTCATTATCCACTCCCATGGATGTAATCAAGTCTCGGATGCAGACTGATGGCATTACGAAGAAGCGGTACAGAGGTGTGATCCATTGCATCACAGACAGTGTTAAGAATGAGGGAATTAAAGTGTTCTTTAAAGGCCTCGGCTTGAACTGCCTTCGCGCCTTCCCGGTCAACATGGTGGTATTTGCAACCTATGAACTACTGTTGAAGATCCTGAGGTAG